A window of the Streptomyces griseochromogenes genome harbors these coding sequences:
- the argF gene encoding ornithine carbamoyltransferase, producing MVNGKVPEDLLQVSDLSPQTMTEVLDLAAAMKQQPLGWDEDLRGGAIGCFFDKPSTRTRVSLATAAHRLGMIAITLNPDEMQLGHGETAADTARVLSSYLDAITVRTFDHAAVEQMADAATIPVVNALTNTHHPCQSLADLLALREHFGTLKGMVAAFLGDGTSNTCNSFLAACAANGMHLTIASPAAYAADPLSLARARELMAQTGGSVMVTTEPVDAVRTAQAIYAEVWVPMDKPHEREERAASLAPYRVDDVLLTHAPRDAVALHCLPAVRGEEITSQVLDGPRSLAWRQAANRLPTAQAVLHTLITTNRQKTPGQRT from the coding sequence ATGGTGAACGGCAAGGTCCCCGAGGACCTCCTCCAAGTCAGCGACCTGAGCCCGCAGACCATGACGGAAGTACTGGACCTCGCTGCCGCGATGAAGCAGCAGCCACTGGGCTGGGACGAGGACCTGCGAGGCGGCGCCATCGGCTGCTTCTTCGACAAGCCGTCCACCCGTACCCGGGTGTCCCTGGCCACGGCCGCCCACCGGCTGGGCATGATCGCCATCACCCTCAATCCGGACGAAATGCAGCTCGGACACGGCGAGACTGCCGCCGATACCGCCCGCGTCCTGTCGTCCTACCTCGACGCCATCACGGTGCGGACTTTCGACCACGCCGCGGTCGAGCAGATGGCCGACGCCGCGACGATCCCGGTCGTCAACGCGCTCACCAACACCCACCACCCGTGCCAGTCGCTGGCCGACCTCCTCGCGCTGCGCGAGCACTTCGGCACCCTGAAGGGAATGGTCGCAGCCTTCCTCGGCGACGGCACCAGCAACACCTGCAATTCCTTCCTCGCCGCCTGCGCAGCGAACGGCATGCACCTCACCATCGCCAGCCCGGCCGCCTACGCGGCCGACCCGCTCAGCCTCGCGCGGGCCCGCGAACTGATGGCACAGACCGGCGGCTCGGTCATGGTCACCACCGAACCGGTGGACGCCGTCCGCACCGCGCAGGCCATCTACGCCGAGGTGTGGGTGCCCATGGACAAGCCCCACGAGCGCGAGGAACGCGCCGCCAGCCTTGCTCCCTACCGGGTGGACGATGTCCTGCTGACCCACGCCCCACGCGATGCAGTGGCCCTGCACTGCCTCCCCGCCGTCCGCGGAGAGGAAATCACCTCCCAAGTACTCGACGGCCCCCGCTCCCTGGCCTGGCGCCAGGCCGCGAACCGCCTCCCCACAGCCCAGGCGGTCCTGCACACCCTCATCACCACCAACCGCCAGAAGACCCCAGGGCAACGCACATAG
- a CDS encoding snapalysin family zinc-dependent metalloprotease produces the protein MIKRIAVLTALVPAMLSTTVGVASAHSAPHATPAVVTLTYDVGDAGQWAGPIEQAVQNWNDALHNVRLEPTSTPGSADYVYEATSGWPQATLGPIFPGGNGDVQLGRQAVDEGYDATRIAAHETGHILGLPDDYSGPCSELMSGHGPGTSCTNAKPDAAEAAQVDKNYASGTSAVRPHRHQVVIDVWSGWVLTGSR, from the coding sequence ATGATCAAGCGAATAGCCGTCCTGACGGCACTTGTCCCGGCCATGCTGAGCACTACGGTCGGCGTCGCTTCGGCGCACTCCGCGCCACACGCGACCCCGGCTGTGGTCACCCTGACCTACGACGTCGGCGATGCCGGTCAGTGGGCGGGCCCGATCGAGCAGGCCGTGCAAAACTGGAACGACGCGCTGCACAACGTGCGCCTGGAGCCGACGAGCACCCCCGGGTCGGCCGACTACGTCTACGAAGCGACCAGCGGCTGGCCGCAGGCCACGTTGGGGCCGATCTTCCCCGGCGGCAACGGTGACGTGCAGCTGGGTCGGCAAGCGGTGGACGAGGGCTACGACGCGACCCGGATCGCGGCGCACGAAACCGGGCACATCCTGGGGCTGCCCGATGATTACAGCGGCCCGTGCTCGGAGCTCATGTCCGGCCACGGTCCCGGCACGTCCTGCACGAACGCCAAGCCGGACGCTGCCGAGGCAGCGCAGGTCGACAAGAACTACGCCTCCGGCACGTCGGCGGTGCGCCCGCATCGCCACCAAGTGGTGATCGACGTCTGGTCCGGCTGGGTTCTCACCGGCTCGCGCTGA
- a CDS encoding transposase, giving the protein MTHRTVKSLADAEKPEDLFRGQWQHNRTSVLDEYKPYLDERWDEGCTNAWKLWEEIVPLGYRGSYSRVSSYLRGKRTSPRPVTAQPPTPRVVTRWILSRPETLTEIEQLRLKAVLANCPELDALTGHVRSFAQMLTERQGERLPQWLDAVIAGLTLPWNSGVVEGHVNRIKMLKRQVFGRAGFSLLRKRVLPAT; this is encoded by the coding sequence ATGACCCACCGCACCGTCAAGAGCCTCGCCGACGCTGAGAAGCCGGAGGACCTCTTTCGCGGCCAGTGGCAGCACAACAGGACCTCCGTCCTCGATGAGTACAAGCCCTACCTGGACGAACGCTGGGACGAGGGCTGCACCAACGCCTGGAAGCTCTGGGAGGAGATCGTTCCCTTGGGCTATCGAGGCAGCTATAGCCGGGTCAGCTCCTACCTGCGAGGGAAGCGCACCTCGCCACGGCCGGTCACCGCGCAACCGCCGACACCCCGCGTGGTGACGAGATGGATCCTCAGCCGACCCGAGACGCTTACCGAGATCGAACAGCTCCGGCTCAAGGCCGTCCTTGCCAACTGCCCTGAACTCGACGCCCTGACCGGTCACGTCCGGTCCTTCGCCCAGATGCTCACGGAGCGGCAGGGGGAACGACTCCCGCAGTGGCTCGACGCCGTCATCGCCGGCCTGACCCTGCCCTGGAACTCCGGCGTCGTCGAAGGACACGTCAACAGGATCAAGATGCTCAAGCGCCAGGTGTTCGGCCGAGCCGGTTTCAGCCTGCTACGCAAGCGCGTATTGCCGGCCACCTGA